A stretch of the Lactuca sativa cultivar Salinas chromosome 9, Lsat_Salinas_v11, whole genome shotgun sequence genome encodes the following:
- the LOC111920563 gene encoding mitotic checkpoint protein BUB3.1, with protein sequence MAVAPPVTGKELINPPSDGISNLRFSHHSDHLLVSSWDKTVRLYDASENVLRGEFTHGGAVLDCCFHDDNSGFSASADNTVRRLVFNNEREDVLGRHDAPVRCIEYSYATGQVITGSWDKTLKCWDPRGATSAQERALVGTYAQPERVYSLSLVGNRVVVATAGRHVNVYDLRNMSQPEQQRESSLKYQTRCVRCYPNGTGYALSSVEGRVAMEFFDLSPAGQSKKYAFKCHRKSEAGRDIVYPVNAIAFHPVYGTFATGGCDGFVNVWDGNNKKRLYQYSKYPTSIAALSFSRDGRLLAVASSYTFEEGEKPHEPDAIFVRSVNEVEVKPKPKQYPNPAT encoded by the exons ATGGCAGTGGCGCCACCGGTCACCGGCAAGGAACTAATAAATCCTCCGTCTGACGGTATCTCCAACCTCCGATTCTCTCATCACTCCGATCACCTACTTGTGTCTTCTTGGGACAAA ACTGTTCGATTATATGATGCAAGTGAGAACGTATTGAGAGGAGAGTTTACACATGGAGGTGCAGTTCTTGATTGCTGCTTTCATGATGATAATTCTGGTTTCAGTGCAAGTGCTGATAATACTGTCAGGAG ACTTGTTTTCAACAATGAGAGGGAAGATGTTCTTGGACGCCATGATGCCCCTGTTCGATGCATTGAATACTCTTATGCAACAG GGCAAGTGATTACAGGTAGTTGGGATAAAACCCTGAAATGTTGGGATCCAAGAGGTGCTACTAGTGCACAAGAGCGTGCTCTAGTGGGAACATATGCTCAACCTGAACGTGTCTATTCTTTATCTCTTGTTGGAAATCGTGTAGTTGTTGCAACTGCTGGAAGACATGTTAATGTTTATGATTTGAGGAATATGTCTCAACCTGAACAACAAAGGGAATCTTCATTGAAATATCAAACAAGATGTGTCCGATGTTATCCCAATGGAACAG gTTATGCTCTTAGCTCTGTAGAAGGTCGAGTTGCAATGGAGTTTTTTGACCTTTCGCCAGCTGGCCAATCAAAAAAATATGCATTCAAATGTCACAGAAAATCAGAAGCTGGAAGAGACATTGTTTACCCTGTAAACGCCATTGCATTTCACCCCGT CTATGGGACATTTGCAACAGGAGGTTGTGATGGTTTTGTCAATGTATGGGATGGAAACAACAAAAAGAGGCTCTATCAG TATTCAAAGTACCCTACAAGCATTGCGGCTTTATCATTTAGCAGAGATGGTCGACTATTGGCTGTTGCATCAAGTTATACATTTGAAGAGGGGGAGAAACC ACATGAACCGGATGCTATATTTGTTCGTAGTGTGAATGAAGTTGAAGTGAAGCCTAAACCTAAGCAATACCCAAATCCTGCCACGTAA
- the LOC111920569 gene encoding uncharacterized protein LOC111920569 has product MVVCKCRKATKLYCFVHKVPVCGECICFEEHQICVVGTYSAWVVDGEYDWPTKCCHCQTVLTESNDPQITRLGCLHNIHTNCLVSHIKNFPQDTAPDGFTCPACSTPIWPPKNVKNSGSRLHSQLKEAIMQSGNEKSLFGNHPISSPPKHSHGPPPAFDSDPLKPKVPSGNSSSKPSSINVVEKDAPHEPNFSKSPNSGATTRKTTPQGEKLTSEFSYYADDEDANKKKYTRRGSCCDKFLRSLVPFWSSALPTLPVTAPPKKEGNADDTSSRHHRPSRMDPRKILLVIAIMACLATMGVLYYRIAQHGLEDKLVDQVVQQ; this is encoded by the exons ATGGTGGTCTGCAAGTGCCGAAAG GCAACTAAACTGTACTGCTTCGTCCACAAGGTTCCTGTTTGTGGTGAATGTATATGTTTCGAGGAACACCAAATTTGCGTG GTTGGAACATACTCAGCATGGGTAGTTGATGGAGAATATGATTGGCCTACAAAGTGCTGCCATTGCCAAACTGTGCTCACAGAGAGCAATGATCCTCAAATAACACGATTGGGTTGCTTGC ATAATATACATACAAATTGCTTAGTTTCACATATTAAAAATTTTCCTCAAGACACTGCTCCAGATGGATTTACTTGTCCAGCATGTTCAACTCCA ATATGGCCtcctaaaaatgtaaaaaacTCAGGCTCCCGCCTGCATTCACAGTTGAAGGAAGCAATTATGCAG AGTGGAAATGAGAAGAGCTTGTTTGGAAATCATCCAATTTCATCACCACCCAAACATTCTCATGGGCCACCTCCTGCTTTTGACTCTGATCCTTTAAAACCAAAAGTTCCCTCTGGAAACagttcttcaaaaccttcaagcaTTAATGTTGTGGAAAAAGATGCTCCACATGAACCCAATTTCTCAAAAAGCCCAAATTCTGGTGCTACAACAAGAAAGACTACTCCACAAGGTGAAAAGCTAACATCTGAATTCTCTTATTATGCAGATGATGAAGATGCTAATAAGAAGAAGTATACAAGAAGAG GTAGTTGTTGTGACAAGTTTCTGAGATCATTGGTACCTTTTTGGTCAAGTGCTTTGCCAACTTTACCTGTAACCGCACCTCCTAAAAAAGAGGGTAATGCAGATGACACGTCATCGCGTCACCATAGACCATCAAGAATGGATCCAAGAAAAATACTTCTCGTCATAGCAATCAT GGCGTGTTTGGCGACAATGGGTGTTCTGTATTATAGGATTGCACAACATGGTTTGGAGGATAAGTTGGTTGATCAGGTAGTGCAACAGTGA